The following are encoded in a window of Nakamurella sp. A5-74 genomic DNA:
- a CDS encoding xanthine dehydrogenase family protein molybdopterin-binding subunit, protein MTVTDDRPTTEVGTARLRKEDQRLITGRTKWTDNIQLTGMLHMAMVRSPFAHAKITAIDTSAAAAAPNVAAVYTGADLGEGQGVLINAWPITPEQKTPTHLPMPSERVAFAGEIVACVVARSAAAARDAAELVDVDYEELPAALELKDALSDRVLAHPELGTNKSAYWVFDSAAAGTGGDVEAAITKARTDGVVIEREFRQNRLIPAFMEPRSVVVDPTGEQNVMWSATQVPHIVRFALAATTGVPESKIRVIAPDVGGGFGGKLQVTPEEWITWCVARKLGKPVKYTETRSESLVAAHHGRDQWQKLTLSAEKDGTVTGFKVELTADLGAYVAVVGGGVPVLGAFMFNSIYKFPAYHFACQTVLTNKTWTDAYRGAGRPEATFGIERMMDELAAELGREPLELRKQNWIRNDEFPFTTVCGMEYDSGNYEAATDEATASFGYDELRAEQKKRRDAGDPVQLGIGISTFTEMCGLAPSRVLGSLNYGAGGWEAASVRMLATGKVEVVTGASAHGQGHETAFSQIVADQLGVPFDDVEILHGDTQISPKGLDTYGSRSLVVGGEALVKASEKVIAKAKPVAAHLLEASLEDIEFSAGRFGVRGTDQGLAIQEVAMAVFSAHNLPDGMEPTLDADAVYDPVNFSFPHGTHLCAVEVDTETGEIKMRKYTCVDDIGTVINPLIVAGQVHGGLVQGIAQALWEDAVFDDAGTLVSGSFVDYTLPTAADTISFDVHHRSTPSLTNTLGTKGVGEAGTIASTPAVVNAVIDAIRHLGVDDIVMPCTPERVWKAIRSAGANQSAPTVGAAQPHFDESETQNGAAL, encoded by the coding sequence ATGACCGTCACCGACGACCGGCCGACCACCGAGGTCGGCACCGCCCGCCTCCGCAAGGAGGACCAGCGGTTGATCACCGGCCGCACCAAGTGGACCGACAACATCCAGCTCACCGGCATGTTGCACATGGCCATGGTGCGCAGCCCGTTCGCCCACGCGAAGATCACCGCGATCGACACCAGCGCAGCCGCAGCCGCACCCAACGTCGCCGCCGTGTACACCGGTGCTGATCTGGGTGAGGGTCAGGGCGTGCTGATCAACGCCTGGCCGATCACACCCGAGCAGAAGACCCCGACCCATCTGCCGATGCCCAGCGAACGGGTCGCCTTCGCCGGCGAGATCGTCGCCTGCGTCGTCGCCCGCAGTGCCGCCGCGGCCCGCGACGCCGCCGAGCTCGTCGACGTGGACTACGAGGAACTGCCGGCAGCACTGGAGCTCAAGGACGCGCTCAGTGACCGGGTGCTCGCCCACCCCGAGCTCGGCACCAACAAATCCGCCTACTGGGTCTTCGACTCGGCGGCAGCCGGCACCGGCGGCGATGTCGAGGCCGCGATCACCAAGGCCCGCACCGACGGCGTCGTCATCGAACGGGAGTTCCGGCAGAACCGGCTGATCCCGGCATTCATGGAGCCGCGCTCCGTCGTCGTCGACCCGACCGGCGAGCAGAACGTCATGTGGAGTGCCACCCAGGTGCCGCACATCGTGCGGTTCGCGCTGGCTGCGACCACCGGTGTTCCCGAATCCAAGATCCGGGTCATCGCCCCGGACGTCGGCGGCGGCTTCGGCGGCAAACTCCAGGTGACCCCCGAGGAGTGGATCACCTGGTGCGTCGCCCGGAAGCTGGGCAAGCCGGTGAAGTACACCGAGACCCGCTCCGAGTCACTGGTTGCGGCGCACCACGGCCGGGACCAGTGGCAGAAGCTCACCCTCTCCGCCGAGAAGGACGGCACCGTCACCGGCTTCAAGGTCGAGCTGACCGCGGATCTCGGCGCCTATGTCGCCGTCGTCGGCGGCGGCGTCCCGGTGCTCGGGGCGTTCATGTTCAACTCGATCTACAAGTTCCCGGCCTACCACTTCGCCTGCCAGACGGTGCTGACCAACAAGACCTGGACGGACGCCTACCGCGGTGCCGGTCGGCCCGAGGCGACCTTCGGCATCGAGCGCATGATGGACGAGCTCGCTGCCGAGCTCGGCAGGGAACCGCTGGAGCTGCGGAAGCAGAACTGGATCCGCAACGACGAGTTCCCCTTCACCACGGTCTGCGGGATGGAGTACGACTCGGGCAATTACGAGGCGGCGACCGACGAGGCCACCGCGAGCTTCGGCTACGACGAGCTGCGGGCCGAACAGAAGAAACGGCGCGACGCGGGGGATCCGGTCCAGCTGGGCATCGGCATCTCGACGTTCACCGAGATGTGCGGCCTGGCCCCGTCCCGGGTGCTCGGCTCGCTCAACTACGGCGCCGGCGGCTGGGAAGCGGCCAGCGTGCGCATGTTGGCCACCGGCAAGGTCGAGGTCGTCACCGGGGCCAGCGCCCACGGGCAGGGTCACGAAACGGCGTTCAGCCAGATCGTCGCCGACCAGCTCGGGGTGCCGTTCGACGACGTCGAGATCCTGCACGGCGACACCCAGATCTCGCCGAAGGGACTGGACACCTACGGTTCCCGGTCGCTGGTGGTCGGCGGTGAGGCACTGGTCAAGGCGAGCGAGAAGGTGATCGCGAAGGCCAAACCCGTTGCGGCACATCTGCTCGAGGCGTCGCTGGAGGACATCGAGTTCTCCGCCGGGCGCTTCGGGGTGCGCGGCACCGATCAGGGCCTCGCGATCCAGGAGGTGGCGATGGCCGTCTTCTCGGCGCACAACCTCCCCGACGGGATGGAGCCGACGCTGGACGCCGACGCGGTCTACGACCCGGTCAACTTCTCCTTCCCGCACGGCACCCACCTGTGTGCGGTCGAGGTGGACACCGAGACCGGCGAGATCAAGATGCGCAAGTACACCTGCGTGGACGACATCGGCACCGTCATCAATCCGCTGATCGTGGCCGGCCAGGTGCACGGCGGACTCGTCCAGGGGATCGCCCAGGCGCTCTGGGAGGACGCGGTGTTCGACGATGCCGGCACCCTCGTGTCGGGCTCGTTCGTCGACTACACCCTGCCGACGGCGGCCGACACCATCAGCTTCGACGTCCACCACCGCTCGACCCCGTCGCTGACGAACACGTTGGGCACCAAGGGGGTCGGCGAGGCGGGGACGATCGCCTCGACGCCGGCGGTGGTCAACGCCGTCATCGATGCCATCCGGCACCTGGGCGTCGACGACATCGTCATGCCGTGCACACCTGAGCGGGTCTGGAAGGCCATCCGGTCGGCCGGAGCGAACCAGTCGGCGCCGACCGTGGGCGCGGCCCAGCCGCACTTCGACGAGTCCGAGACCCAGAACGGAGCAGCGCTGTGA
- a CDS encoding xanthine dehydrogenase family protein subunit M — translation MIPASFAYAAPTTLSEALSALAEGGDEAKIMAGGQSLLPILRMRLNAPSTVIDLSRIEELRGISEDGDHVVVGAMTTHSDVVSSALIQQHAALLVQAIREVADPQIRHRGTLGGALAHADPAGDVGAPALALDCEFVIASQDGTRRTVAATDFFTDLFETAVGEDELLVQIRIPKHTGWGAHYEKFVRVKHQWSIVAVGATVRVEGGTIAEAKIGLTNMGSTPLRATAVERALIGKPATDEAVREACAAAADGTNPPSDLNGDADYRKHLATVLTRRAVLAAAAG, via the coding sequence GTGATCCCCGCATCGTTCGCCTACGCCGCACCCACCACCCTGTCCGAGGCGCTGTCGGCACTCGCCGAGGGCGGCGATGAGGCCAAGATCATGGCCGGCGGCCAGAGCCTGCTGCCGATCCTGCGGATGCGGCTCAACGCCCCGTCCACCGTGATCGACCTCAGCAGGATCGAGGAGTTGCGCGGCATCAGCGAGGACGGCGACCACGTCGTCGTCGGGGCGATGACCACCCACTCCGATGTGGTGAGCAGCGCGCTCATCCAGCAGCATGCTGCGCTGTTGGTTCAGGCGATCCGGGAGGTCGCGGACCCGCAGATCCGGCATCGCGGCACCCTCGGCGGAGCACTCGCGCACGCCGATCCGGCGGGTGACGTCGGTGCGCCGGCGCTCGCGCTGGACTGCGAGTTCGTCATCGCGAGCCAGGACGGAACTCGGCGGACCGTTGCTGCCACGGACTTCTTCACCGACCTGTTCGAGACTGCCGTCGGTGAGGACGAGCTGCTCGTCCAGATCCGGATCCCCAAGCACACCGGCTGGGGCGCCCACTACGAGAAGTTCGTGCGGGTCAAGCACCAGTGGTCGATCGTGGCCGTAGGTGCGACGGTCAGGGTCGAGGGCGGGACGATCGCCGAGGCGAAGATCGGGCTGACGAACATGGGGTCGACCCCGCTGCGGGCGACCGCGGTGGAGCGGGCCCTCATCGGCAAGCCGGCAACCGACGAGGCCGTGCGGGAAGCCTGCGCCGCGGCCGCGGACGGGACCAACCCGCCGTCGGATCTCAACGGCGACGCCGACTACCGCAAGCACCTCGCCACGGTGCTCACCCGTCGCGCGGTGCTCGCGGCTGCGGCGGGCTAG
- a CDS encoding SRPBCC family protein: protein MQLNHSFTVPASVQQTWDTFMDLDLVGSCFPGATVTEASDDGFAGSVKVKLGPIALVYTGVGSFVEKDEATHLAVIKANGKDKRGNGTAGATVKIQLSEVDGVTHVDVATDLAITGKPAQFGRGVMQDVSDKLLGQFVSCIEGKLGDAPAQPAAAVAPAKPVATEPVSTSTDGDAAISATTPEGVGPETVAETPAAAIPAAAATERPAAPPKPAAAAHSTPTKQAVMDDNALNGLALVPIVLKSLWHRLLVALRLRKREE, encoded by the coding sequence GTGCAGCTCAACCACTCCTTCACCGTCCCGGCCTCGGTGCAGCAGACCTGGGACACCTTCATGGACCTCGACCTGGTCGGGAGCTGCTTCCCCGGCGCCACCGTCACCGAGGCGAGTGACGACGGTTTCGCCGGATCGGTGAAGGTGAAGCTCGGTCCGATCGCGCTGGTCTACACCGGGGTGGGCAGCTTCGTCGAGAAGGACGAGGCGACCCATCTCGCGGTGATCAAGGCGAACGGGAAGGACAAGCGCGGCAACGGAACTGCCGGCGCCACGGTGAAGATCCAGCTCTCGGAGGTCGACGGTGTCACCCACGTCGACGTCGCAACGGATCTGGCCATCACCGGTAAGCCGGCCCAGTTCGGGCGCGGCGTCATGCAGGACGTCTCGGACAAGCTGCTCGGCCAGTTCGTCAGCTGCATCGAGGGCAAGCTGGGAGATGCTCCGGCTCAGCCCGCTGCTGCGGTTGCTCCTGCGAAACCCGTTGCAACAGAGCCGGTCTCGACGTCAACGGACGGTGACGCCGCCATCTCAGCTACCACCCCCGAAGGAGTTGGTCCGGAGACGGTGGCCGAAACTCCGGCGGCAGCCATTCCGGCAGCAGCTGCTACCGAGAGACCTGCGGCGCCCCCGAAGCCGGCGGCGGCCGCTCATTCCACGCCGACCAAGCAAGCCGTGATGGATGACAATGCGCTCAACGGCCTGGCGCTGGTGCCGATCGTGCTGAAAAGCCTCTGGCACCGACTGCTCGTCGCGCTGCGGCTGCGCAAACGCGAGGAGTGA
- a CDS encoding arabinofuranosidase catalytic domain-containing protein, giving the protein MTTHPRIPGWRNRSHRNVGRRTTGRTARLGRLVAVAALVASGLFGTAPAVSIAGTGALPCDAFAAGGTSCVASFSTVRALYASYSGPLYRVSRSFDAATSNIGLLTTGGYANAAAQDSFCAGTVCTITTLYDQSPNHNDLTVAGVGAAGSSDRGARADDLPVTVEGHKAYGVLVTPRVGYRRASGTGMATGAQPESIYAVMSGTLASNACCFDFGNVETVPVDHGPGTMDALIVSTFCGSPPCAGSGPWIQADLEDGVFMGNGSSNPNAASQTSPFITAVLRNNGQNTYALKGSNATAPTLTSLYSGALPAGYGPMNLEGGITLGAGGDNSNAAPGAFFEGAITSGYASETAITNMQTNIASMTYTGTSGGGAGVGVTGPGGKCLDVVGNDTGNAGSNVVLFSCQHDAADQHWQYIRTTPTVFAGSGAGEYVNTLKTLGRCLDIKGNSTAVNTEVELWTCSDIGGQKWVQQANGSLLNPQSGLCLASPGGSTIDGVVLRIETCTGGASQRFVVTLGLLIQGQTIAAPAGRCVDVSGTNTGANNTDVVMYDCLREATDQQWWLDADRSITTLGRCLDVKGNATAVGTQVGLYDCNGVGGQKWVQQPNGTLLNPQSGLCLTDPAGNTANGTVLDLENCRNAASQKFFVNSGHPVTTLGGKCMDIGGNDLYGNWQVPPVQIWDCIPTAADQHWVLTVGNTVETMTRCLDVAGNSTAAGAKVDLFNCNGVGGQQWAQRADGTLLNPPSGLCLTTPGGSTTNGTQLTIDVCTGGASQQFGVVAATALSPGGAISLRSTTACCATSYLRHQNGAAVLSGIAAGNSVADRQDATWVVRNGLSNSSCISFESKNFPNGYLRQQNRSVLQQQNDGTPTFASDATFCPQPGKNGQGVSLSWVGNAALFVRHYNGQIYLASNGGGNPWDSAISWTADVSWLPTPGWAP; this is encoded by the coding sequence ATGACCACCCACCCTCGCATTCCAGGATGGCGCAACCGTTCGCATCGCAACGTCGGGCGCCGAACCACCGGGCGAACAGCACGTCTGGGCCGATTGGTCGCGGTGGCAGCCCTGGTGGCTTCCGGACTGTTCGGAACGGCACCGGCGGTCAGCATCGCCGGCACCGGGGCACTGCCGTGCGACGCCTTCGCTGCCGGCGGAACGTCGTGCGTGGCGTCCTTCAGCACCGTTCGCGCGCTGTACGCCTCCTACAGCGGACCGCTGTACCGGGTGAGCCGCAGCTTTGACGCTGCGACCAGCAACATCGGTTTGCTCACCACCGGCGGCTACGCCAATGCCGCTGCCCAGGACAGCTTCTGCGCCGGCACCGTCTGCACCATCACGACGCTGTACGACCAGAGCCCGAACCACAATGACCTGACCGTCGCCGGGGTCGGTGCCGCCGGATCCAGTGACCGCGGTGCGCGTGCCGACGACCTGCCCGTCACCGTCGAGGGACACAAGGCGTACGGAGTCCTGGTGACTCCCCGGGTGGGATATCGGCGGGCATCCGGCACCGGGATGGCGACGGGTGCGCAACCCGAGTCCATCTACGCGGTGATGAGCGGCACGCTCGCGAGCAACGCCTGCTGCTTCGACTTCGGCAACGTCGAGACCGTCCCCGTCGACCACGGTCCCGGAACCATGGACGCGCTGATCGTGTCGACCTTCTGCGGATCCCCGCCCTGCGCGGGATCGGGCCCCTGGATCCAGGCGGACCTGGAGGACGGGGTTTTCATGGGCAACGGATCCAGCAACCCCAACGCCGCCAGCCAGACGAGCCCCTTCATCACCGCTGTACTGCGCAACAACGGGCAGAACACGTATGCCCTCAAGGGCAGCAACGCCACCGCGCCGACCCTCACCTCGCTCTACAGCGGAGCCCTCCCGGCGGGTTACGGACCGATGAATCTGGAAGGGGGCATCACCCTGGGGGCCGGGGGAGACAACAGCAACGCCGCACCCGGAGCGTTCTTCGAGGGTGCCATCACCTCCGGTTACGCGTCCGAGACCGCCATCACGAACATGCAGACCAACATCGCCTCGATGACCTACACCGGTACCTCTGGCGGCGGCGCGGGTGTCGGGGTCACGGGTCCCGGCGGCAAGTGCCTCGACGTGGTCGGCAACGACACCGGCAACGCCGGAAGCAATGTCGTGCTGTTCAGCTGCCAACACGATGCCGCCGATCAGCACTGGCAGTACATCCGCACCACCCCGACGGTGTTCGCGGGATCCGGCGCAGGGGAGTACGTGAACACGCTCAAGACTCTGGGCCGCTGTCTGGACATCAAGGGCAACAGCACGGCCGTCAATACCGAGGTCGAACTGTGGACCTGCAGCGACATCGGCGGCCAGAAATGGGTGCAGCAGGCCAACGGGTCACTCCTCAATCCGCAGTCGGGGCTCTGCCTGGCCAGCCCTGGCGGGAGCACCATCGACGGCGTCGTACTCCGGATCGAGACCTGCACCGGCGGCGCCTCCCAGCGCTTCGTCGTCACCCTCGGCCTGCTGATCCAGGGACAGACGATCGCCGCACCCGCCGGCAGATGTGTCGACGTCTCGGGCACCAACACCGGAGCGAACAACACCGACGTCGTGATGTACGACTGCCTGCGCGAGGCCACCGACCAGCAGTGGTGGCTGGACGCCGACCGATCCATCACCACCCTCGGCCGGTGCCTGGATGTCAAGGGAAATGCGACCGCAGTCGGGACCCAGGTGGGTCTGTACGACTGCAACGGTGTCGGTGGCCAGAAATGGGTGCAGCAGCCCAACGGCACGCTGCTCAACCCGCAGTCCGGTCTCTGCCTCACCGATCCGGCCGGGAACACCGCGAACGGGACGGTGCTGGACCTCGAGAACTGCCGGAACGCCGCGTCCCAGAAATTCTTCGTGAACAGCGGCCACCCTGTCACTACGCTCGGTGGCAAGTGCATGGACATCGGCGGGAACGACCTCTACGGCAACTGGCAGGTGCCCCCGGTGCAGATCTGGGACTGCATTCCCACTGCAGCGGACCAACATTGGGTACTCACGGTCGGTAACACCGTCGAGACGATGACGCGCTGCCTCGATGTTGCCGGCAACAGCACCGCTGCCGGAGCCAAGGTCGACCTGTTCAACTGCAACGGAGTCGGCGGTCAACAGTGGGCGCAGCGCGCGGACGGGACGTTGCTCAATCCGCCGTCCGGCCTGTGTCTGACCACCCCGGGCGGGAGCACCACCAACGGCACGCAGTTGACCATTGACGTCTGCACCGGCGGGGCGAGTCAGCAGTTCGGTGTCGTGGCAGCCACCGCACTGTCGCCGGGCGGCGCGATCTCACTGCGGTCGACCACTGCCTGCTGTGCCACCTCTTACCTGCGGCACCAGAACGGGGCGGCAGTATTGAGCGGCATCGCAGCGGGGAACTCGGTCGCCGACCGGCAGGATGCAACCTGGGTCGTACGGAACGGGCTGTCCAACAGTTCGTGCATCTCATTCGAGTCGAAGAACTTTCCCAACGGTTACCTGCGTCAGCAGAACAGATCCGTTCTGCAGCAACAGAATGATGGCACTCCGACCTTCGCCTCGGACGCGACCTTCTGCCCGCAACCGGGAAAGAACGGTCAAGGAGTCTCGCTGTCCTGGGTGGGGAACGCGGCCCTGTTCGTGCGCCACTACAACGGCCAGATCTACCTGGCGAGCAATGGCGGCGGCAACCCCTGGGACTCGGCGATCTCCTGGACGGCGGATGTCAGTTGGCTGCCGACGCCGGGGTGGGCGCCCTGA
- a CDS encoding glycoside hydrolase family 43 protein, giving the protein MNPSYPGYFADPFVTRDADGTYYAYGTAPAAHQPRVFPVLSSVDLRSWQPHDNALVRPDDDLGDAFWAPEVVWAQGLWWMYYSVGRDIVGHHLRVASAVGPLGPFTDLGINLTPDELFAIDGHPFRDRDGRRYLYYARDVLEDARPGTHLAVAPLRADMTGLDGPAVPVLQPSADWQIYQRDRLMYGRTLDWHTLEGPSVVWSSGRYWLTYSAGNWTNESYRVSWAVADHPLGPWTAAPDTAPPLLATTDDLIGPGHNSIVAAPDGHHEIVFHAWDHGRTRRQMHTRPIRFSPTSPFVDHHDTRPILEGSA; this is encoded by the coding sequence GTGAATCCGTCCTACCCCGGGTATTTCGCCGACCCCTTCGTGACCAGGGACGCTGACGGCACCTACTACGCGTACGGAACCGCGCCGGCTGCACACCAGCCGCGCGTGTTCCCCGTGCTCTCGTCCGTCGACCTGCGCAGCTGGCAGCCGCACGACAACGCGCTCGTCCGACCGGACGACGACCTCGGAGACGCTTTCTGGGCACCGGAAGTCGTCTGGGCACAGGGGCTCTGGTGGATGTACTACTCGGTGGGGCGCGACATCGTCGGTCACCATCTCCGGGTGGCGTCCGCGGTCGGTCCGCTCGGGCCGTTCACCGATCTCGGGATCAACCTGACCCCGGACGAGCTGTTCGCGATCGACGGGCATCCGTTCCGGGACCGGGACGGCCGACGGTACCTGTACTACGCCCGCGATGTGCTCGAGGATGCACGGCCGGGCACGCATCTCGCCGTTGCTCCACTGCGAGCCGACATGACCGGGCTCGACGGGCCTGCCGTCCCCGTCCTGCAGCCGTCGGCGGACTGGCAGATCTACCAGCGTGATCGGTTGATGTACGGACGCACCCTCGACTGGCACACCCTGGAAGGTCCATCGGTCGTGTGGAGTTCCGGTCGGTACTGGCTCACCTACTCCGCCGGCAACTGGACCAACGAGAGCTACCGCGTCTCCTGGGCCGTCGCCGACCACCCGCTCGGCCCATGGACAGCGGCCCCCGACACCGCTCCGCCGTTGCTCGCCACCACCGACGATCTCATCGGGCCCGGTCACAACAGCATCGTGGCCGCCCCGGACGGACACCACGAGATCGTCTTCCACGCGTGGGACCACGGCCGGACCCGCCGACAGATGCACACCCGGCCCATCCGGTTCTCACCAACCTCCCCGTTCGTCGACCACCACGACACCCGGCCGATCCTGGAAGGATCCGCATGA
- a CDS encoding family 1 glycosylhydrolase, translated as MTSRALFAVDSFSWLLGIEDTCVYPADGGAPLDEHVLTGHSARWRADLSAARDMGATAVRYGMSWPLVHTAPGTFDWATLDEIVTFAVDELGLDLVADLVHYGTPTWLEHSFADPGYPAAIEEFAGALATRYRGRLRAYTPLNEPVTTASFCGLRGVWPPRLSGWHGWTTVVLPLAEGIVRANRAIRRADPDAVIVHVEAATRVHTTDDEQVEHTALLREIGWLPTDLVLGTVDSSHSMYGWLLEHGATVDQLERLLRHPAPPDLIGVNYYPDLTPRRIVAVEGAPVQVAYNAGPAGLRSVLAGFSTRYSLPLAVTETSIEGDDDTRSTWLRDSAAAVLDLRERGADIRGYTWWPLMDFIDWSYAAGGANVEEFAVELVAHDAASVGPAPSLGAPDDGKTPFLRRMGLLRLEEQADGTLDRVATPTVATYRQIVTARTSLAVTP; from the coding sequence ATGACCAGCCGCGCACTCTTCGCCGTTGATTCGTTCAGCTGGCTGCTGGGTATCGAGGACACCTGCGTCTACCCGGCCGACGGTGGCGCTCCGCTGGACGAGCATGTCCTCACCGGACACTCGGCCCGCTGGCGTGCCGATCTGTCGGCGGCTCGCGACATGGGCGCCACCGCGGTGCGGTACGGCATGAGCTGGCCACTCGTCCACACCGCCCCGGGCACCTTCGACTGGGCGACGCTGGACGAGATCGTGACGTTCGCCGTCGACGAACTCGGATTGGATCTGGTCGCAGACCTCGTGCACTACGGCACGCCGACCTGGCTGGAACACTCGTTCGCCGATCCCGGCTACCCGGCGGCGATCGAGGAGTTCGCCGGCGCGCTGGCGACTCGCTATCGGGGTCGGCTGCGCGCCTACACCCCGCTCAACGAACCGGTGACGACAGCGTCGTTCTGTGGACTTCGCGGGGTCTGGCCGCCCCGACTCTCCGGCTGGCACGGTTGGACGACGGTCGTCCTGCCCCTCGCCGAGGGCATCGTCAGGGCCAATCGGGCCATCCGTCGCGCTGATCCCGATGCGGTGATCGTGCACGTCGAGGCCGCCACCCGGGTGCACACCACCGACGACGAGCAGGTCGAGCACACCGCGCTGCTCCGTGAGATCGGTTGGCTGCCCACCGATCTCGTCCTCGGAACGGTGGACAGCAGCCACTCGATGTACGGCTGGTTGCTCGAACACGGAGCCACGGTCGACCAGCTCGAACGGCTGCTGCGGCACCCGGCCCCACCGGATCTCATCGGGGTGAACTACTACCCCGATCTCACCCCCCGACGCATCGTCGCGGTGGAGGGAGCACCCGTCCAGGTCGCCTACAACGCGGGACCGGCCGGGCTGCGATCCGTCCTCGCGGGCTTCTCCACCCGGTACTCCTTGCCGCTCGCTGTGACCGAGACGAGCATCGAGGGTGACGACGACACCCGTTCGACCTGGCTACGTGACTCTGCAGCCGCCGTCCTGGACCTGCGCGAGCGCGGAGCGGACATCCGCGGCTACACCTGGTGGCCTTTGATGGATTTCATCGACTGGTCCTACGCCGCCGGCGGAGCCAACGTCGAGGAGTTCGCGGTCGAACTTGTCGCGCACGACGCCGCCTCCGTCGGGCCGGCGCCCTCCCTGGGCGCACCGGACGACGGCAAGACGCCGTTCCTGCGACGCATGGGGTTGCTGCGCCTCGAGGAGCAGGCGGACGGCACTCTCGACCGGGTGGCCACACCGACCGTCGCCACGTATCGACAGATTGTGACGGCCCGGACCTCGCTGGCGGTGACCCCGTGA
- a CDS encoding carbohydrate ABC transporter permease, which translates to MSTDLRTGATGSISLRAVVRWPVLAVGVLLAVVPFLWMIFGSFRSEADLFENPAGLLPTHWTLHGYTAIWQELPFLRLLFNTFAFAGVTTLLCLLFDSMCAYALARIKFRGSTVAFWLVIATLMIPFQVTLIPVFIELFHLGWLDTYQGLILPRATSAFGIFMLRQFFLSIPRELDEAARMDGAGHFRIYWRIILPLAKPALATLAVLHFMNLWNDLLWPLVVTSSTDMRTLPAGLTLFGGQHVTDHAVLLAGATISLLPLAAAFFLAQRYFVAGIATTGLK; encoded by the coding sequence ATGTCGACTGACCTCCGCACGGGAGCAACCGGGTCGATCAGCCTGCGTGCCGTCGTGCGCTGGCCCGTCCTCGCCGTTGGCGTGCTGCTGGCCGTCGTCCCGTTCCTGTGGATGATCTTCGGCTCCTTCCGCAGTGAGGCAGACCTCTTCGAGAACCCCGCCGGGCTGCTGCCAACACACTGGACGTTGCACGGCTACACCGCCATCTGGCAAGAACTGCCGTTCCTGCGCCTGCTGTTCAACACCTTCGCGTTCGCCGGCGTCACCACTCTGCTCTGCCTGCTGTTCGACTCGATGTGCGCCTATGCATTGGCGCGCATCAAGTTCCGTGGATCGACCGTCGCATTCTGGCTGGTGATCGCCACCCTGATGATCCCGTTCCAGGTGACCCTGATCCCGGTCTTCATCGAACTGTTCCACCTCGGCTGGCTCGACACCTACCAGGGTCTGATCCTTCCGCGAGCGACCAGTGCGTTCGGCATCTTCATGCTGCGGCAGTTCTTCCTGTCCATTCCCCGCGAGCTGGACGAGGCGGCGCGGATGGACGGTGCGGGTCACTTCCGCATCTACTGGCGGATCATCCTGCCGCTGGCGAAACCGGCCCTTGCCACCCTGGCGGTATTGCACTTCATGAACCTCTGGAACGACCTGCTGTGGCCCCTGGTCGTGACCAGCTCGACGGACATGCGAACCCTCCCAGCCGGTCTCACCTTGTTCGGCGGTCAGCATGTCACCGATCACGCAGTGCTGTTGGCGGGTGCGACAATCTCGCTGCTGCCGCTGGCTGCGGCCTTCTTCCTGGCGCAGCGGTACTTCGTTGCAGGGATCGCCACGACGGGACTCAAATGA